DNA sequence from the Cupriavidus sp. WKF15 genome:
GGGGCGCCGAACACGCCCGCCGAGATCGCGTCCTGCGTATTCTGCGCGTAGGCGGCCTGCACGGCCTGCCCCTCGCTGGCCTTGAGCAGGCTGGCGCCATCGAGCCCCGCCTCATCCGCAAGCTGCGCGAGCGTGGCGGCATCCGCGATATTGCGCTGCTGGGCCCACAGCGCCGTGCCGATGGCGCCCACGAGCTGCATGGCGCGCGCAGTGCCGTGGGCGAGCTGGGCCGCGATGATGAGCTTGCTGGCCGGATCGCCGGACACCGGGAAATACGTCGGCTGCAGGTTCAGCGGCTTGCCCAGGAACTCGCTCCAGCGGGCCAGCTCGACCAGCCGGTACGCCTGGCGCTGCGGCGGACGCTGCGCGAGCGGCAAACCGCCGGACACCGAGAATACCTTGCCGAGATCGCACGGCTTCAGGTTGACCTGGGCGCCATGGGCGGCCGCGATGGCGGCAAAGCGCTCATGCCCCAGGTAGACGTACGGAGACTGCGGCGAGAAATAGTAATCGACCTGCTTGCTCATCTTGCGCTCGATTGGGAAAGTCCCTGCGGACCGGGTTTCAGAACGGCTTGACCACCACCAGGATCACCACCGCCAGCAGCACCAGCACGGGCAGCTCGTTGAACCAGCGGTAGAAGGTATGCGAGCGGGTGTTGCGGCCCGCCTCGAACTTCTTCAGCAGCCTGCCGCAGCCGTGGTGGTAGCCGATCAGCACCAGCACCAGCGCCAGCTTGGCATGCATCCAGCCCTGCCCCGGTCCGCGGCCGATGCCGTAGCCGAGGTACAGCCACAGCCCGAACACCACCGCCGGCACGGCCAGCATGGTCATGAAGCGGTACAGCTTGCGCGCCATCAGCAGCAGGCGCTGCGTGCCGGCGGGCTC
Encoded proteins:
- a CDS encoding CopD family protein, with product MLWVKALHIVFVVSWFAGLFYLPRIFVNLAMETEPAGTQRLLLMARKLYRFMTMLAVPAVVFGLWLYLGYGIGRGPGQGWMHAKLALVLVLIGYHHGCGRLLKKFEAGRNTRSHTFYRWFNELPVLVLLAVVILVVVKPF
- a CDS encoding 2-hydroxychromene-2-carboxylate isomerase, which encodes MSKQVDYYFSPQSPYVYLGHERFAAIAAAHGAQVNLKPCDLGKVFSVSGGLPLAQRPPQRQAYRLVELARWSEFLGKPLNLQPTYFPVSGDPASKLIIAAQLAHGTARAMQLVGAIGTALWAQQRNIADAATLAQLADEAGLDGASLLKASEGQAVQAAYAQNTQDAISAGVFGAPWYVYDGQPYWGQDRLDFLDRALAAS